Proteins encoded within one genomic window of Couchioplanes caeruleus:
- a CDS encoding helix-turn-helix transcriptional regulator, with translation MDRAALADFLRRRREGLRPADVGLPAGARRRAPGLRREEVAALAAMSADYYTRLEQQRGPQPSDQMLASLAIALRLSSGERDYLFQVAGRHGPSSVPASSHVAPALLRVLDRLDDTPALILSNLGETLVQNRLAAALFGDRSGDTGLDRSEVYRWFTRPAERLRYPEHDRDRQSRAQVANLRAAYGAMGPRSRAGELVRALQKVSAEFAGLWERHEVSRRFADHKVLLHPELGAIEVDCQVLFTEDQSQALLVLTAPPGSEGHEKLRLLAVVGQQTFTRA, from the coding sequence ATGGACCGTGCCGCCCTCGCCGATTTCCTGCGCCGCCGCCGTGAGGGGCTGCGCCCCGCCGACGTGGGGCTGCCTGCCGGCGCCCGCCGCCGCGCCCCGGGCCTGCGCCGGGAGGAGGTGGCGGCGCTGGCCGCGATGTCGGCCGACTACTACACGCGGCTGGAGCAGCAGCGCGGCCCGCAGCCCAGCGACCAGATGCTGGCCTCGCTGGCGATCGCGTTGCGACTCAGCAGCGGCGAACGCGACTACCTGTTCCAGGTCGCCGGCCGTCACGGCCCCTCGTCGGTGCCGGCGAGCTCGCACGTCGCCCCGGCGCTGCTGCGCGTGCTCGACCGCCTCGACGACACGCCGGCGCTGATCCTGTCGAACCTGGGGGAGACCCTGGTGCAGAATCGCCTGGCCGCGGCGCTGTTCGGGGACCGCTCCGGCGACACGGGCCTCGACCGCAGCGAGGTCTACCGCTGGTTCACCCGGCCCGCGGAACGGCTGCGCTATCCCGAGCACGACCGGGACCGGCAGAGCCGCGCCCAGGTGGCGAACCTGCGGGCCGCCTACGGCGCGATGGGTCCGCGCAGCAGGGCCGGGGAGCTGGTACGGGCCCTGCAGAAGGTCAGCGCCGAGTTCGCCGGCCTGTGGGAACGCCACGAGGTGAGCCGGCGGTTCGCCGACCACAAGGTCCTGCTGCATCCGGAGCTCGGCGCCATCGAGGTGGACTGCCAGGTGCTGTTCACCGAGGACCAGTCGCAGGCCCTGCTGGTGCTGACCGCCCCGCCGGGCAGCGAGGGCCACGAGAAGCTGCGCCTGCTCGCCGTCGTCGGCCAGCAGACGTTCACGCGGGCCTAG
- a CDS encoding GntR family transcriptional regulator → MDIVIDPASPVPPYEQVRTRIAALAAQGVLAAGTRLPPVRRLAADLGLAVNTVARAYRELEQAGLVETHGRAGTLVTPAAAGTPVAAHAAAQRYADETRALGLTPEAALALVQAVLRRPG, encoded by the coding sequence GTGGACATCGTGATCGACCCGGCGTCGCCGGTGCCGCCGTACGAGCAGGTGCGCACGCGGATCGCGGCCCTGGCCGCGCAGGGGGTCCTCGCGGCGGGCACCCGGCTGCCGCCGGTGCGCCGGCTCGCCGCCGACCTGGGACTGGCGGTCAACACGGTGGCCCGCGCCTACCGCGAGCTCGAGCAGGCCGGGCTGGTGGAGACCCACGGCCGGGCGGGCACGCTGGTCACCCCGGCGGCGGCCGGGACTCCGGTCGCTGCCCACGCTGCCGCGCAACGGTACGCGGACGAGACCAGAGCCCTCGGACTGACACCGGAGGCGGCCCTGGCGCTGGTCCAGGCCGTTCTCCGCCGTCCGGGCTGA
- a CDS encoding MFS transporter, whose product MTDTTAAPVARRERTGWYMYDWANSAFSTTVITVFLGPFLTSVTEQAAGCGLGADECHGRVYPLGISVAAGSYFPYLVSLSVLLTVFVLPVMGAIADRAARKKPLLAAAAFTGAGATIAMAFVTGERYLLGGALFIVANVAFGASVVVYNSFLPRLAGPDERDRVSSRGWALGYLGGGVLLLANLVVVTVLSVEGDNQRTLDLARWCIVSAGVWWAVFTLLPLRWLRERPTAVSLGGNVLTDGFRQLVHTVRGLRAYPLTLFFLVAYLVYNDGIQTVIALASQFGTEELRLDQPTLIVTILIVQFLAFGGALLLGRVAEHIGARRTVLLALALWLLVILGAFWLPEGEPVPFMLLGVGIGLVMGGSQALSRSLFSQLIPEGREGEYYGFYEISDKGTSWLGPLAFGLVFQLTNSYRIGIVSLVVFFVLGGILLAMVPMRRAIVAAGNTPPRLL is encoded by the coding sequence ATGACCGACACCACCGCGGCGCCTGTCGCGCGGCGTGAACGCACCGGCTGGTACATGTACGACTGGGCCAACTCGGCGTTCTCCACCACCGTCATCACGGTGTTCCTGGGCCCGTTCCTGACCTCGGTCACCGAGCAGGCCGCCGGGTGCGGCCTCGGCGCGGACGAGTGTCACGGCCGGGTGTACCCGCTGGGCATCAGCGTCGCCGCGGGCTCGTACTTTCCCTACCTGGTGTCACTGTCGGTACTGCTGACCGTCTTCGTGCTGCCGGTCATGGGCGCGATCGCCGACCGGGCGGCGCGCAAGAAGCCGCTGCTGGCCGCGGCCGCGTTCACCGGCGCGGGCGCGACGATCGCGATGGCCTTCGTGACCGGCGAGCGGTACCTGCTCGGCGGGGCGCTGTTCATCGTCGCCAACGTGGCGTTCGGCGCGTCGGTGGTCGTCTACAACTCGTTCCTGCCGCGGCTCGCCGGCCCCGACGAACGTGACCGGGTGTCCAGCCGCGGCTGGGCGCTGGGCTACCTCGGCGGTGGCGTCCTGCTGCTGGCGAACCTGGTCGTGGTGACGGTCCTCAGCGTCGAGGGCGACAACCAGCGCACCCTCGACCTGGCCCGCTGGTGCATCGTGTCGGCCGGGGTGTGGTGGGCGGTGTTCACCCTGCTGCCGCTGCGCTGGCTGCGCGAGCGTCCGACGGCGGTGAGCCTCGGCGGCAACGTGCTCACCGACGGCTTCCGGCAGCTCGTCCACACCGTGCGCGGCCTGCGGGCGTACCCGCTGACCCTGTTCTTCCTGGTCGCCTACCTGGTCTACAACGACGGCATCCAGACCGTGATCGCCCTGGCCAGCCAGTTCGGCACCGAGGAGCTGCGCCTGGACCAGCCCACCCTGATCGTGACGATCCTGATCGTGCAGTTCCTGGCGTTCGGCGGGGCGCTGCTGCTGGGCCGGGTCGCGGAGCACATCGGCGCCCGCCGTACGGTGCTGCTCGCCCTGGCGTTGTGGCTGCTGGTCATTCTCGGCGCGTTCTGGCTGCCCGAGGGCGAGCCGGTGCCGTTCATGCTGCTCGGCGTCGGGATCGGCCTGGTCATGGGCGGCAGTCAGGCGTTGAGCCGCTCGTTGTTCAGCCAGCTCATTCCCGAGGGCCGCGAGGGCGAGTACTACGGCTTCTACGAAATCAGTGACAAGGGCACGAGCTGGCTGGGCCCGCTCGCGTTCGGCCTGGTGTTCCAGCTCACCAACAGCTACCGCATCGGGATCGTGTCGTTGGTGGTGTTCTTCGTCCTCGGTGGCATTCTGCTGGCGATGGTGCCGATGCGCCGGGCCATCGTCGCCGCGGGCAACACCCCGCCGCGGCTGCTGTGA
- a CDS encoding dynamin family protein, whose translation MTAPRDLAQALDSAVSDALAAVRAADADAGAELAELRRRRLTRPSIVLVGETKRGKSSLINALLGVPGLSPVDAAVATAAYLHFSPGATAGAVAYVPGLGEPVDLELRELGDWATGRGGPRAPRRIEVTHPAPLLQYVSLLDTPGVGGLDPAHTAVALDAVERATALLFVADASAPLSQPELDFLVAASERVDTVVFALTKVDAFPGWRRIADDNRVLLRARAPRFADAPWFPVSARLAEVALGVPAGEQAALVEASHIAALQHALVELAGRGHQLQLANVLRAARAELVRLEQAAEARVRAAEADPGETARVREERGALAARKRTEQRQWALLLSTETQRARVEVVGLLRTRVATLQQDVAARIDTLRGGALAALPDRVDAELQAVAVRLSEDLRATFRQVGERVLAQVFDDEELAGMLDRLNATLRHTLAAGPPRDGSGDSLLVALSAGGIAFMAGRGAMFGASVLGAGGAVAGGLLVPVAGLGLGLAAGGYVLYRRRVQTDRQQARAWLRDVLAEARAALQDEISHRFTDLQYALSVAVDDAVERRLRELDAHIAELDAAAAEDAAGRARRRSRATAELQQVRGRLAQVDEVLTRARALAPASAPIGQENA comes from the coding sequence GTGACGGCACCCCGCGACCTGGCCCAGGCCCTCGACTCGGCCGTGTCGGACGCGCTCGCCGCCGTGCGCGCCGCCGACGCCGACGCCGGTGCCGAGCTGGCCGAGCTGCGCCGCCGCCGGCTGACGCGCCCGTCGATCGTCCTGGTCGGCGAGACCAAACGCGGCAAGAGCTCGCTGATCAACGCGTTGCTGGGGGTGCCGGGCCTGTCGCCGGTCGACGCCGCCGTCGCCACCGCCGCCTACCTGCACTTCTCCCCCGGTGCCACGGCCGGCGCGGTCGCGTACGTGCCGGGCCTGGGCGAGCCCGTCGACCTGGAGCTGCGGGAGCTGGGTGACTGGGCCACCGGCCGCGGTGGTCCCCGCGCGCCGCGGCGCATCGAGGTGACGCATCCGGCGCCGCTGCTGCAGTACGTGAGCCTGCTCGACACCCCGGGCGTCGGTGGCCTCGATCCCGCGCACACCGCCGTCGCGCTGGACGCGGTGGAGCGGGCGACCGCGCTGCTGTTCGTCGCCGACGCGTCCGCGCCGCTGTCGCAGCCGGAGCTCGACTTCCTCGTCGCCGCCAGCGAGCGCGTGGACACGGTGGTGTTCGCGCTGACCAAGGTCGACGCGTTCCCGGGCTGGCGGCGCATCGCCGACGACAACCGGGTGCTGTTGCGCGCGCGGGCGCCGCGGTTCGCCGACGCGCCCTGGTTCCCGGTGTCGGCGCGCCTGGCCGAGGTGGCCCTGGGCGTCCCGGCCGGCGAGCAGGCCGCGCTGGTCGAGGCCTCGCACATCGCCGCGCTGCAGCACGCTCTGGTGGAGCTCGCCGGCCGGGGTCACCAGCTCCAGCTCGCCAACGTGTTGCGGGCCGCCCGCGCCGAGCTGGTCCGCCTGGAGCAGGCCGCCGAGGCGCGGGTGCGCGCGGCCGAGGCGGACCCGGGCGAGACCGCGCGGGTCCGCGAGGAGCGCGGCGCGCTGGCCGCCCGCAAGCGCACCGAGCAGCGGCAGTGGGCGCTGCTGCTGAGCACCGAGACGCAGCGGGCCCGGGTCGAGGTGGTGGGCCTGCTGCGGACCCGCGTGGCCACGTTGCAGCAGGACGTCGCGGCGCGCATCGACACGCTGCGCGGCGGCGCGCTGGCCGCGCTGCCGGACCGGGTGGACGCCGAGTTGCAGGCGGTGGCCGTACGGCTCTCGGAGGATCTGCGGGCGACGTTCCGCCAGGTCGGCGAGCGGGTGCTGGCGCAGGTCTTCGACGACGAGGAGCTGGCCGGGATGCTGGACCGGCTCAACGCGACGCTGCGGCACACCCTGGCGGCGGGGCCGCCCCGCGACGGTTCCGGCGACAGCCTGCTGGTCGCGCTGTCCGCCGGTGGCATCGCGTTCATGGCCGGTCGTGGGGCGATGTTCGGCGCCTCGGTGCTGGGCGCCGGCGGCGCGGTCGCCGGCGGGCTGCTGGTCCCCGTCGCCGGGCTGGGCCTGGGGCTGGCGGCCGGCGGGTACGTGCTGTACCGCCGGCGGGTGCAGACCGACCGGCAGCAGGCCCGGGCCTGGCTGCGCGACGTGCTGGCCGAGGCCCGCGCCGCCCTGCAGGACGAGATCTCCCACCGGTTCACCGACCTGCAGTACGCGCTGAGCGTCGCCGTCGACGACGCCGTCGAGCGCCGGCTGCGCGAACTCGACGCCCACATCGCCGAGCTCGACGCGGCGGCCGCCGAGGACGCCGCGGGGCGCGCCCGGCGGCGCTCGCGGGCCACCGCGGAGCTGCAGCAGGTCCGCGGCCGACTCGCGCAGGTCGACGAGGTCCTCACCCGCGCGCGTGCCCTGGCGCCCGCGTCCGCACCCATCGGTCAGGAGAACGCATGA
- a CDS encoding dynamin family protein, with amino-acid sequence MRHVRDRLAEPLRVAIAGRLKAGKSTLVNALIGRRVAPTAVGECTRVVTRFRYGTADRVDVVGRDGSRASLPLDDDGMIPQRLGMGAGRVAYVDVTLTSEKLRDLTVVDTPGLASADTVVSARAAAELGATAAPFDAAIDADSASEIAAAEAVVYVFTQAVRADDVRALEAFRAASARLASSPINALGVFGKVDTLVGGAADPWPVAGPLAEQQAGLLARTVSQVVPVVGLLAETGEAGRLTAGDCAALKELAALPADELRVLLASVDLFRSRPAPVGPERRERLLGLLDLYGVGFALAQLAAQPQLGTGELVRRLVLASGFPRLRHTLDRSLRWRADAIKAGWALSRLERIAGHTSERRDCEALRDATERLLREPAYHRLRLLEVAQRVATGRVELPVAWEQELTRLATCEDARTVLCLPHAGADELAAAAVEAAGRWRVYAVAGAGPAQARVAQVAHRGFHLLAQSIRETAREHSAQEAGS; translated from the coding sequence GTGCGACACGTTCGTGACCGGCTCGCCGAGCCGTTACGGGTCGCGATCGCCGGGCGGTTGAAAGCCGGAAAGTCGACACTCGTCAACGCGTTGATCGGGCGCCGGGTCGCCCCGACGGCCGTCGGCGAGTGCACCCGGGTGGTCACCCGGTTCCGCTACGGCACGGCCGACCGGGTCGACGTGGTCGGCCGCGACGGCAGCCGCGCGAGCCTGCCGCTCGACGACGACGGCATGATCCCGCAGCGCCTCGGGATGGGCGCCGGGCGGGTCGCGTACGTGGATGTGACGTTGACCAGTGAGAAGTTGCGCGACCTGACCGTGGTGGACACGCCGGGCCTGGCCTCGGCCGACACGGTGGTGTCGGCGCGGGCCGCGGCCGAGCTGGGCGCCACCGCCGCGCCGTTCGACGCCGCCATCGACGCCGATTCGGCATCGGAGATCGCCGCCGCGGAGGCGGTCGTCTACGTGTTCACGCAGGCGGTCCGCGCCGACGACGTGCGGGCGCTGGAGGCGTTCCGGGCGGCGTCGGCGCGGCTGGCGAGCAGCCCGATCAACGCGCTGGGCGTGTTCGGCAAGGTCGACACGCTGGTGGGCGGGGCGGCGGACCCGTGGCCGGTCGCCGGTCCCCTCGCCGAGCAGCAGGCCGGCTTGCTGGCCCGTACGGTGTCGCAGGTTGTGCCGGTGGTGGGGTTGCTCGCCGAGACCGGGGAGGCGGGCCGGCTCACTGCGGGTGACTGCGCCGCCCTGAAGGAGCTGGCCGCGCTGCCGGCGGACGAGCTGCGGGTGCTGCTCGCCTCGGTGGACCTGTTCCGCAGCCGGCCCGCGCCGGTCGGCCCGGAGCGCCGGGAGCGGCTGCTGGGGCTGCTCGACCTGTACGGCGTCGGCTTCGCCCTGGCGCAGCTCGCCGCGCAGCCGCAGTTGGGCACGGGCGAGCTGGTACGCCGCCTCGTGCTGGCCTCCGGCTTCCCCCGGCTGCGGCACACGCTGGACCGGTCGTTGCGGTGGCGCGCCGACGCGATCAAGGCCGGGTGGGCGCTGTCGCGGCTGGAGCGGATCGCCGGGCACACGAGCGAGCGCCGCGACTGCGAGGCGCTGCGGGACGCGACCGAGCGATTGCTGCGCGAGCCGGCGTATCACCGGCTGCGGTTGCTGGAGGTGGCGCAGCGGGTGGCGACGGGCCGGGTGGAGCTGCCGGTGGCCTGGGAGCAGGAGCTGACCCGGCTGGCCACCTGCGAGGACGCGCGTACCGTGCTGTGCCTGCCGCACGCCGGTGCCGACGAGCTGGCGGCGGCCGCGGTCGAGGCGGCCGGCCGGTGGCGGGTGTACGCGGTGGCCGGTGCGGGCCCGGCCCAGGCCCGGGTCGCCCAGGTCGCCCACCGCGGCTTCCACCTGCTGGCCCAGTCGATCCGTGAGACGGCCCGGGAGCACAGCGCTCAGGAGGCCGGCTCGTGA
- a CDS encoding LuxR C-terminal-related transcriptional regulator, whose product MSQQDLAGLAAAHLRRPGLVVLTGVPGAGRSTLLRRVAQAAAGPVHAGGGLAMLAGVPALALSRAVKARLPAHDVPLLAEAVRSRVRTGLLVLDDLQYADPATLAALPHLATRIRVVAALRTPHRIPEATVAALRGAATAWLDIAPLDPPAAADLVRRTAGHLDGAAVAAVVARAGGNPLAITALARAAGAGRGTPDTDIDQVAYAIATALADLPRAARTALAALGLLGRPAPPALLGAGAQALHEAGLVHDTGDGIVAVSAYVAEIAAGLLDADARTELHRALATAVPDAEAARHLAAAGDHPQAYRKALAAADHTTGGDRADLLLFACACPGVTVTARVRVAAADALLAAGRPHAAAAVLATPGPLGVEADVLRGEALLQAGDPVAARAAVAPVPDAAAATVVAARDRVLLLADLACDPVTAADTAEKIIARHPTPPPGVAAALAAVRAAHRTPGWERELAAAASAATDPLTARWSAWLLVGHLIADGRLADAARSARSAAAACGAALAYSWQTRFLAVAGWAEVLQGHTLPPSAADLVATAPTSVADDVVRKGADLADRALPPDARAYALAATALVEADTGLLAAARARLATPQEHPATAWVAREAAWLDGQPERAAAPAEACTAGLLTGLQHITSRWAAYDTGGRSRTPAGDAAPAIPAGLPDAARRTLTAWATGTGFTAAAQAWAGTARREQIRCLLAAGLQEADPDRAVAALLEAEHLADEAGLVVLAGRARRGLRRHRVHRDTRSPRSGTNLTRRELDVLHLVAAGEPTRRIAGQLGIAAETVDTHIRAGMRKLGARTRTEAAALALTQLESGRFHPPPAGRDHPGSPDRSPPPERGAPRDRSDRSDRSDREDGR is encoded by the coding sequence GTGTCACAGCAGGACCTGGCCGGTCTCGCCGCCGCCCACCTGCGCCGCCCCGGCCTCGTCGTGCTCACCGGCGTACCCGGCGCCGGCCGCAGCACCCTGCTGCGCCGCGTCGCGCAGGCCGCGGCCGGCCCGGTCCACGCCGGCGGCGGCCTGGCGATGCTCGCCGGCGTGCCCGCGCTCGCCCTGTCCCGCGCGGTCAAGGCCCGCCTGCCCGCCCACGACGTGCCGCTGCTGGCCGAGGCGGTCCGCTCCCGCGTGCGCACCGGGCTGCTCGTCCTCGACGACCTGCAGTACGCCGACCCCGCCACCCTCGCCGCCCTGCCCCACCTCGCCACCCGGATCCGGGTCGTCGCCGCCCTGCGCACCCCGCACCGCATCCCCGAGGCGACGGTGGCCGCGCTGCGCGGCGCCGCCACGGCCTGGCTCGACATCGCCCCGCTGGACCCGCCCGCCGCCGCCGACCTGGTCCGGCGCACCGCGGGACACCTCGACGGGGCCGCCGTGGCCGCGGTCGTCGCCCGCGCCGGCGGCAACCCCCTGGCGATCACCGCCCTCGCCCGCGCGGCCGGCGCCGGCCGCGGCACCCCGGACACCGACATCGACCAGGTCGCGTACGCGATCGCCACGGCCCTGGCCGACCTGCCCCGCGCCGCCCGCACCGCGCTGGCCGCCCTCGGCCTGCTCGGACGCCCCGCCCCGCCGGCACTGCTCGGCGCCGGCGCGCAGGCGCTGCACGAGGCCGGGCTCGTCCACGACACCGGCGACGGCATCGTGGCGGTGTCGGCGTACGTCGCCGAGATCGCCGCCGGCCTGCTCGACGCCGACGCCCGCACCGAGCTGCACCGCGCCCTGGCCACCGCCGTACCCGACGCGGAAGCGGCCCGGCATCTCGCCGCCGCCGGAGACCATCCGCAGGCCTACCGCAAGGCCCTCGCCGCCGCCGACCACACCACCGGCGGCGACCGCGCCGACCTGCTTCTGTTCGCCTGCGCCTGCCCCGGTGTCACCGTCACCGCCCGGGTCCGCGTCGCCGCGGCCGACGCGCTGCTCGCCGCCGGACGCCCGCACGCCGCGGCCGCCGTGCTGGCCACCCCGGGCCCGCTCGGCGTCGAGGCCGACGTCCTGCGCGGCGAGGCGCTCCTGCAGGCGGGCGACCCCGTCGCGGCCCGGGCGGCCGTCGCCCCCGTACCCGACGCGGCCGCCGCCACCGTCGTCGCGGCCCGCGACCGGGTCCTGCTCCTTGCGGACCTGGCCTGCGATCCGGTGACCGCCGCCGACACCGCGGAGAAGATCATCGCCCGCCACCCGACGCCACCACCCGGCGTGGCGGCGGCCCTGGCCGCGGTCCGCGCCGCCCACCGCACGCCCGGCTGGGAACGGGAACTGGCCGCGGCGGCGTCGGCCGCGACCGACCCGCTCACCGCCCGGTGGAGCGCCTGGCTGCTGGTCGGCCATCTGATCGCCGACGGGCGCCTCGCCGACGCGGCCCGCTCGGCCCGGTCGGCGGCCGCGGCCTGCGGGGCCGCGCTGGCGTACAGCTGGCAGACCCGCTTCCTGGCCGTCGCGGGATGGGCCGAGGTCCTGCAGGGCCACACCCTCCCGCCCTCCGCTGCCGACCTTGTCGCGACGGCCCCGACGTCGGTGGCGGACGACGTCGTCCGCAAGGGCGCGGACCTCGCCGACCGGGCACTGCCACCCGACGCCCGGGCCTACGCCCTCGCGGCGACCGCGCTGGTCGAGGCCGACACCGGGCTCCTCGCCGCCGCCCGGGCCCGGCTCGCCACCCCGCAGGAGCATCCCGCCACCGCCTGGGTGGCCCGGGAGGCCGCCTGGCTCGACGGGCAACCGGAACGGGCGGCGGCACCCGCCGAGGCCTGCACCGCGGGACTGCTCACCGGCCTGCAGCACATCACCTCCCGCTGGGCCGCGTACGACACGGGCGGCCGGTCTCGAACCCCCGCCGGAGACGCCGCACCCGCCATCCCGGCCGGACTGCCCGACGCCGCCCGCCGCACCCTGACCGCCTGGGCCACCGGCACCGGATTCACGGCCGCCGCCCAGGCGTGGGCCGGGACCGCCCGGCGCGAACAGATCCGCTGCCTGCTCGCCGCCGGCCTGCAGGAAGCCGACCCGGACCGCGCGGTCGCCGCCCTGCTCGAGGCCGAACACCTCGCCGACGAGGCGGGCCTGGTCGTCCTCGCCGGCCGCGCCCGCCGCGGCCTACGCCGCCACCGCGTGCACCGCGACACCCGCAGCCCCCGTTCCGGCACCAACCTCACCCGCCGGGAGCTGGACGTGCTGCACCTCGTGGCGGCCGGCGAACCGACCCGGCGCATCGCGGGCCAGCTCGGCATCGCGGCCGAGACGGTCGACACCCACATCCGCGCGGGGATGCGCAAGCTGGGGGCCCGCACGCGTACGGAAGCGGCAGCACTGGCACTGACCCAGCTCGAATCCGGCCGCTTTCACCCCCCGCCCGCCGGGCGCGACCATCCCGGCTCGCCCGACCGTTCCCCGCCGCCTGAACGCGGTGCTCCGCGTGACCGATCCGATCGATCCGATCGATCCGACCGTGAGGATGGCCGGTGA
- a CDS encoding LuxR family transcriptional regulator, which produces MSRQPDALRHVVASSADADTVVRRLLRDGWTVREGYALPSSTWDVTLERLVLYGRIGDRDTLKLAVLAAARGAGIVAVCDADSALGRALIDDLSRLGPVQLGPGNQTASPADAGDALAELIPEQRALLDRLAAGDTIAAAAAAEFLSLRTANRRIAEARALFGVRTTREAVLAYLRQRRAAD; this is translated from the coding sequence GTGAGCCGACAACCTGACGCCCTCCGCCACGTCGTCGCCTCCAGCGCCGACGCCGACACCGTGGTGCGCCGCCTCCTGCGCGACGGCTGGACCGTCCGCGAGGGATACGCCCTGCCCAGCTCCACCTGGGACGTCACCCTCGAACGTCTCGTGCTGTACGGGCGCATCGGCGACCGGGACACCCTCAAGCTCGCCGTCCTGGCCGCGGCGCGCGGCGCCGGCATCGTCGCCGTCTGCGACGCCGACAGCGCCCTGGGCCGCGCGCTGATCGACGACCTGAGCCGCCTCGGCCCGGTCCAGCTCGGTCCCGGCAACCAGACGGCGTCCCCCGCGGACGCCGGCGACGCCCTGGCCGAGCTCATCCCCGAACAGCGCGCCCTGCTCGACCGTCTCGCCGCCGGCGACACCATCGCGGCGGCGGCGGCAGCGGAGTTCCTGTCCCTGCGTACGGCGAACCGCCGCATCGCCGAAGCCCGCGCCCTGTTCGGCGTCCGCACCACCCGAGAGGCCGTCCTGGCGTACCTGCGCCAGCGCCGCGCGGCCGACTGA
- a CDS encoding response regulator: MTQPQIRVLLADDHAAIRAGLRLMLEQAADIAVVGEAADGAIAIRQAAALRPDVVLMDIRMPGTDGITATRAITATGAADVLILTTFDIDEYLFDALRAGAAGFLLKSVEPAALVDAVRRVAVGDGVLAPEVTRRLLVVFAAAEPTPAPPRPHPSLDSLTARERDVLAALGRGLSNADLAATFAITEATAKTHVSRVLAKLSCTSRVQAAILAKEAGIA, encoded by the coding sequence GTGACGCAACCCCAGATCCGCGTCCTGCTCGCCGACGACCACGCCGCAATCCGCGCCGGGCTGCGCCTGATGCTGGAACAGGCCGCCGACATCGCCGTGGTAGGCGAGGCCGCCGACGGCGCGATCGCGATCCGCCAGGCCGCCGCGCTGCGCCCGGACGTGGTGCTCATGGACATCCGCATGCCCGGCACCGACGGCATCACCGCGACCCGCGCAATCACCGCGACCGGCGCGGCCGACGTACTGATCCTTACGACGTTCGACATCGACGAATATCTCTTCGATGCGCTACGCGCAGGCGCGGCGGGCTTCCTGCTGAAATCGGTGGAACCGGCCGCCCTGGTGGACGCCGTGCGCCGGGTCGCAGTCGGCGACGGCGTCCTCGCGCCGGAGGTGACCCGCCGACTGCTCGTCGTCTTCGCCGCCGCCGAGCCGACGCCGGCGCCGCCACGCCCGCATCCGTCACTCGACAGCCTGACCGCCCGCGAACGGGACGTGCTGGCAGCGCTGGGCCGCGGCCTGTCCAACGCGGACCTGGCGGCGACCTTCGCGATCACCGAGGCAACCGCGAAGACGCACGTATCCCGGGTCCTGGCCAAGCTCAGCTGCACCTCCCGGGTGCAGGCCGCGATCCTTGCCAAGGAGGCGGGCATAGCCTGA